The genomic window TGACGCTGTATCGCCGTTATCTGGAAAACCAGGCGCCGTTGACGCTGAACTTGACGCCGCCGGAGGGTATCAGTCAGATGTCCATCGATTACGCGGGGAATTTTGTCTGCAACAGCGGCAGCGCGATGCGCACATTGCCGGTGTGGACCGACGACCCACAGTCGCTGTGCCAGCCGGCCCAGACGCAGGTGCAATAGCAGCCTGACGCCGCCGCGCCGGCGGGACAGCCGCAGCAAAATCCGCCGTCGCAGGATGAATAAAAAGACAGTAACGGTGTCGCGAATTGGATTCGGGAAATGTTCGGTAAATAGCGATCGAATACGGGCGGCGCGCCGTCGGGCAGCGGGCAGGTTAACAGCGGCGTTGTCCGGCAAGCCCGCCGCCGGCGCTGGCCTCATTCTGGACGTTTAGCGTCGCTGCCGTGCGGCTCGAGGGTATAGACCGACAGCACCACCCGGGAGAAGGTGGTGAAGAATTGCTCCAGGTGAGCAAAACTTCCCGCATCCTGGGCAAATACCGATGAGCTGTCCACCAGATTGGTCAGCAGAAACACCAGGTCCTGCCGCGGCGTATCGGTCTTCAACTATCCCTGCTGCCAGGCATACTCCACCGCCTGGCTAATCACGTCATACATGGTCTGCGTGAACGACGCAAGAGAACGGTAGGCGGCATCGCTCAGAACATCGCTTTCAAGAAGCAATCGGCCTATTAAACTCCAGGGATGCCTCCCTTTATCATCAGGATTATATTTGCGGTATAGCCGATAATTGTACGCTACCACCTGGGCCACCTTTTGTTCCAGCGTGGTGGTATCCAGCCAAATAATACTGTGATTTTTCTTGGCTTCGGCCACATATTCCCGCACTACGATTTCCACCAGATGATTTTTATTGCCGAAGTGATAATGAATATTGGTGGTCGTGATCTGTAAGGCTTTAGCGATAACGCCAAAGGTGGTTTTATGGTAACCATGGGCAATCAGCAAGTTGTGCGTAATGTCTTTGATCTTTTCCTGCATTGAGCTGCTGGTTGTCAGGCACTGGCTGTATTCTGGTTTTGGCATAATCCTCTCGAGGCTAGCTAATGCCACTGCGCCTTGCAACAAGAGATGGCGTTTTCTGCACGATATAATTAAACGGAGAAGGTGGGCAGAATATTTAGCATTTTTCAGGGGGATAGCAAAACACGGAGCAGCAATTTGCGCAACAGAAGTCTGGCGGCGCTTCAGGATGAAGACGTCGCGTCCGGCGGCACTAGACGGGATTATTGCCGCATCATCAACAGGGTCTCGCCCTGTTGCACGATAGCCTGATGCTGATTGATCATCCGCAGGCCAAAGGTGACAATGCCCCTGTCGGCACGTTTGGTCGGACGTTTGCTCACCACGGTAATCTCGGCGTAAATGCGATCGCCGGGCAGCAGCGGCGCGCAGAATGTCCAGTTCCAGCCCAGGGTTGCGATGCCGCTCAATCGCACGGCCGAGCGGGTCTTCAAGCCCTCGAGAAGCGCCAGCCCCAATAAACCATGGGCGATACGTCCCGGAAATCCCTGCTCCCGGGCGAAAGTATCGTCCATATGCACATCAAAAAAATCGCCGGTAATGCCTGCAAAAGCCACAATATGCGACTCCGTCAGGGTGATCGCTTGGGTGTCATAATGATCGCCCGAGTGCAAATCGGCATAACCATATTCGCCGGCCGGTAACCGCCGTCCCGTGGGGGGAACGGTAGCGGATTGTGACATAGCATCTCCTTAGCGTCCGCCTTGAGCGTTGCACAGAGTTATAAGCGTTGCAGCGTTAAACTCCCGTCGGCATGGATAACCGAGCCGGTGGCGAAAAACACCTCGCGTTTGATAAGCATGGCGACGGCCGCGGCGATATCGTCCCCGCGGCCCCAGCGTTGTGCCGGCACCAGACCGTCACCGATCAATCGGTCATATTTTTCGTTTACGCCGGCGGTCATATCGGTCCGGATAATGCCCGGATGGACTTCAAACACCTCGATGCCATCTGCGGCCAGGCGCGCTGCCATTCCCTGCGCCACCATGGCGAGTCCCGCTTTGGCAATGCAATACTCCAGCTGGTTCACCGATGCCATTTGCGCGGAGCAAGAGGAAATAAAAACGATGCTGCGCTCGCCCTCTGCAGCTGTTCGGATCAGCATGCGCTTGGCCACCGCCTGGGCGAGGAAAAACGCCGCGCAAGTTGGTGTTCAGCACTGCGTCGAAGTTCGCCGCTGGGGTGTCCAGCACATCAAGCTGCTCAGGCGGCGCGATGCCGGCGTTGGAAACCAGTACGGCGATCGGTCCCAACTGCTGCTCGATGCTATCCAGCACGGCGGCGTGGCCCGTCGGCGCGCGTTGGCGCATCACTGCCACCGCTGCCGGTAATAATTGCGGTGGCGGTCGGGTAATGCGGCTGCATCAGGCGTCTCCTAGGGTGCTGAAAAAGGTTAGGTAGGGGCCGTTATCCGCCAAACGCTCGACATAGAGCGCCAGCTCGCGCAGATGATAGTCCCCCCACTGGATGGCTTCGCCGAACGGGTTCTGGTGGCCTGCGGGGACATAATCCCAGCCGTTGGGTCGATGGTATTGACTGTGCAGCAATAATCCCTAGTGCTGCGGCGCCAGGCTGAGATACCGGTCGTCCAACAGCGTTTGCAGCACTGTTAATCCCGCCTGGCGATAGCGTTGCGCACCGGCGCGTTGATTGGCGCCGAGCCAGGCGCCGAATCGCAGTAGCCCCTGCGCCGCAATCGCCGCCGCGGAGCTGTCGACGGGTTCGACGGCGTTGGCCGGATCCGGGTAGCGCTCGTAGGGCGCGTCTAGGGTCGCAAGACCGGGGGCGCCGGTGTCCCAGTAGGGGATGCCATCAAGGGTGGTGAACGCCAGATAGAAATCGCACACGGCGGCGGCGGCTTTTTCCAGCGTCGCCACGGTACTGGCTCTGTCCTGAGAGGCGTGCCATTTGTCGGCGGGCAGCGCTTGCAGATACTCCAGCAGTTCCGCGAAGCTGCATATCGCCCAGCTCAGCCCGCGGGTCCAGGTAGAGAAGCCGGAATAGCCTTGCTGGGTCCACGCAACGAAAAGCGCCGTTGCGCGAGTTAAAGAGGGCTTCGTGCGCCGTGTGGCCGCGGATATCGTAAATATCCCGCCCTTCGCCATAGAAAATGCAATAGCGCGCGCTGGTGAGAGAATGCGCCACGGCGCGATCCAGAAGCGAGACGGCCCCTCATCCCCCTCGATTTTCATGACTTGTCCCAGGTCGTGCCCAACAGCAACACCCGTAGGGTACGCAGCGTGTCAATAAACAGGGAGTGCGCTCCGTTAAAGGAGTGGATAAATCCTTCACCGGCGCCGAGCGCGGTCCAGCGATAGGCCTGCACCGCGCCCGAACAACGGATGGCCAGGCGGTAATAGTCCAGGCAACCCGGCTCGGCCGGTAGTTTGCCCTCGGCCACCAGGCGCAGCAGATTGCCGTAGGTGCTGACCTGATTAAAGCCGTGGTCGTGCACGCCAAAATGGGTGATATGCTGCGGCATGTCGTCGCGGATGAGCGTCAGCGCCGTATCCAGAAAATGCCGTTCGCCGGTGGCATCGAACTGCAACAGAGCGCTGCCGTATTCAAACCCTTGAGTCCAATCCGTCCAGCCTTTGGGCTGATAGCGTCCGGCAACGGTATGCACCGGCGCTCCCCGGGCGCGATCGAAACTGGCGTCGAGCGCGCTGATTTTATGAGCCGAAAGCGCCCACATGCGTTCAATGGCGGGCAACAAACGGGCGGGGGTCAGAGAGTCATCGATTTTCATTGGGGTCCTCTTTGCTGTCTAGCATGGGCAATCGTTGCAGGAGGGTGCTTAACGTCACATCGATCGTCTGCCGCCACCAATTGTCGGCGGAGAAGATTTCCACTTCATACAGGCCGCGATAGCCGGCGTCGGCCACGCTTTGGCATAGCAGCGGCAGATCGATGACGTCATCGCCCATCATGCCGCGATCGGTCAGCAGGTGTTGGGTGGGTACCAGCCAATCGCTGAGATGAAACGCCAGCAACCGTTGCGTCCGGCACGCACGCGGTAATTGCGGGATGACGTCGGGATCCCACCAAGTGTGATAAACGTCGGCGGCAATACCTACCTCCGGGCCCAGACGCTCGCAAAGCGCCAGCGCCAAGGGTGGCGGTATTGAGCGATATCTGCTGCGCTGTCAATGGCGGCATGGCGACTCCTTAGCGTGCAGACCGAAGAAGGTTAGGAACGCCGCCAGCTGACCTTCAATCATCGGCCTGCCGTTAGTCGCCCGGCAGCCCGCTTGACGCGCGTGCGATAAGCGGCGTCTCGGGAGGATGCATAATGATATCCACCACCTGTAGCGCCGGACTGAACGCGGTAAAGGGCGCAGGGAGGTCCTCGCCGGGTTTCATCCCGACGGGGGAGCAATTGATAAGCAGAATCGATCCCATGCAGGTCAGCAGGTGCGGTGCTAACGCGGGTAGGCTCGTTAGGATAATAGGCGTTGATACGGTCTACCAGCGCCTGTGCCACTTCGCCATTGGGATCGCACAGCGTCAAAGAGGCCACGCCGGCCCCCAATAAGGCCACCGCGGCACCGCTGCTGCCGAGCTGTTTGACATGCTGTCCGCGTAGCATGAAGCCCTCCGCCTGCAAGCTGGCGACCAGCCCCGCGCCATCAAACATATCGCCCTGCCACCCACCTTGCGCGTCGCGTCGAAGGACATTCACGGCGCCGACCCGCTGCGCCTGCGCGGAAAGCGTATCCGCCGCGCGCAGGCGCGCACCTTATGGGGCATGGTTATCACCAGACCCGCGACATTACCCAAGGCCATGATGCCGCGCAGGCTGGACTAAAAGGTAGCGGCGACCACCTGTAGAGGCACGTAGACCGCGTTGATGCCGTTTTGCTGGAAGAACGCATTCATCAACTCAGGCGTTTTCACCTGCGCGATGGGATCGCACACAATGCCGTACAGCCGCGTACTGCCGTCAATCGTTAACGACGTCATAGCGGTACCTGCGGCGCAAGTTGAGCGAGACGCGGATGCCGTGCGCGCGTTTTCGCCGCCATCTCTTCATGCAGGCCCATGGGCTGCGGCAAAAACAGTCTGGCGTCCATCGATTTGAGATCAGCGGCAATGCGCGGCCGAAAGGCCATCTGTTGCAAAACGTCGCGTTCTAGATCGATACCGGGCGTCCAGTGCGCCGTCGACCACGCGGAACACGGCGCGCTCGGTGACGAACAGCACCGTCTGACACCGCTGGCTGCGTAGGGGCCGCTGTAGGAAATCTGCTGCAGGGCGGCGACGAACTTGCGGTGGGCGCCCTCTTGTTCGATATGTAATTGCCCCCCGGTGCAGGCCGCCGGCGGTAAATGTGCCGCCGAATACCATTTTTTTGGCGTTTTGACTGATGTTGATAAAACCGCCGACGCCGATGAGTTTGTTGGCGAAGCGGCTGATATTGACTCTGCCGCCGGCGTCGATTTCGGCCGCGGAAAGAAAGGCGATATCAATCCCGCCGCCATCGTAAAAATCAAACTGATAGGGCTGGTCCACCAGCGCGCTGTAATTGCGCACGGCGCCGGCATCCAGCCCGGCGGCAGGGGCGCCGCTGATAAGCCCTTCCCGTTGGTGAACACAATAGAATCCAGCACGTCCTCTTCCGCGCTCACCAGACCGATGCCGGTGCAAATGCCGGATCCCACATTGCATACGGCGCCGGGCAACAGTTCCATGGCGAAGCGGCGCACCACGATTTTGCGTTCATCGAGCGGCAGTAATGGAAAATCGTTAAGCGGAATGCGGAACTCGCCGGTAAACGCCGGATCGTTCGGACTTTGATAGGTCACGGCCTGCTGTGCGTCTACTACCACCAGATCCACCAGCATCGCCGGTATCTTGACATTCTTGGCCGGCAGCGTGCCGCGGCGGGCGAGGCGTTTCACCTGAACGATGACCAGACCGCCGCAGCGTTTGGTTGCCTGTGCCATTGACAGCATGTCGCCGAAGATGGCCTCTTGCTCCATGGTGATATTGCCGTCTTCGTCCGCCGTGGTGCGTGCAAAAAAGCAACATCGACGTGAAAAGGTTTGTAGTACAGCCATTCACGGCCGGCAATTTCAATCAGACTGACCAATTCCTCATGGCAACGCTCGCTCTGGCGGCCGCCGCCGAGGCGCGGATCCACAAAAGTATGCAGCCCGACATGACTTATCAAACCGGGCCTGCCGGCGGCCATTTCTCGGGTCAACTGCGACAATACGCCCTGAGGCAGCGTCCAGGCTTCGATCTCATTCGCCAGCGCCAGCTGCGCCAGGGCAGGAGAATCGACCAGAGTGCCGCAGACTACGCGTTTCAGCAGGCTCGTATGCGCCAGCCGTGAGGCGCCGCGCTGGCCGCAATCCCCAAGCCCCACCGGATTAAGCACGGTTAAGCGTTGGGGAGAGCCCTGCTGCTGAAAACGCCGTTCCACAGCTTCAAGCAGCGCTTCGGGTACCGCATGTCCCCCTCCCGATCCTTCGATCATGAGGGTATATCCATCGCGCAGTAATGAAACCGCGTCATCAGCCGATACAATCCGCATCATTTTTCTCCATTCGTGAATAATCAACCCTGGCTACCCAAAGGCGCGGGTAAACAGGCCATGCCCTGCATCGCATTAACACCACATTGCAATTTGCTGCCAATCCACTGCGCTATTTCGGCCGCGGCATTAACGCCGCGGTTGAAAGTGAGGACGCAGGCTCGGCGTTACTTTTCTGCTGCAATAACGGCGTGCGGTCTTCATCGTGGTGGGATAAGTGCTTTCCCAGCGCCACGGCAATGACGGTAAACAAACAAAACGCGCCCAAATACACCATGACCCACGTCGGTCTGCCGCCCCCTAACGCCACCAGCGCTGTGGCGATAAAAGGCGTTGGCCCGCCGATAAGGGCGCCGGATAATTCTCGACACATGGCAATGCCGGAGAACCGATAACGGGTGGGAAATAAATTAGAGAGAAAAGCGCCTTGTGCGCCGCCGGTGCAGCCCCAACTGATGTCATAGATGGCGCTTACGCCCAGCGCCGCTAATAAAGTATTTTTGGTATCGACCAGATAAAACAGGGGGTAGACAAAAAAACAGCGCGCCACAGATAAATATCTTGGTGCTGCCATACCGGTCGGCCAGCCAACCGCCAATCGGCCCGCAGATAAGCGTGAAGGTAAATGCGATGATCAACACCATCAGATCGTCGGTTTTCGACATACCGAGGGTATTAATCATATAACTCAGCGCAAAAGTATTGAGGACATAGGTCAGCGCCTGATGGCCCCCCATGGCAAAGAAGCCACAGAGCAGCTCGCGGGGACTTTCTTTGAACAGTTGACGAATCGGCGCTTTTTGCTGCTGGCGCTCACGCTGCGCTTTATCTATGGCGTTTACATATTCCGGCGTTTCGTCCAGCTTGGCGCGGATATAAAGCGCAATAACGAACAGCAATACCGACAGCTGGAAAGAGATACGCCATACCCAGCCTAATAACGTTTCCTCCGGCAGCCAAGAAAAGAACAAAAACGTTACGGTCGCGATTAATACGCCAAAATTGGTGGCTGTATTGGGGATAACGGTAAAAAAGCCGCGCCGTTTGACCGGGGTGTATTCCACGACCAGGGTAATGGCGCCTGCCAGTTCGGCGCCGGCGCCGAAACCCTGCAGAATGCGCAGGAAGATAAGGAGTATCGGCGCCCAGATGCCGATACTGTGCCATGTCGGCAGGATGAGCTCCGGTTTGCGGCCAAATTTATCGCCGATATGGGAAATCACTATCCCCCCCACCGGGCGAATAATAAATCCGATGGCGAAGGTGGCAAACGCTTCCAGCATACCGCCCAGTTGGCTCAGTTGCGGAAAGAACAGTTTATTGATAATCAGCCCGGAGGCCGCGGCATACAGTCCGTAGTCATACCACTCTATGATGGTGCCCAGCGTCGACGCAAAGATTGCGCGTTTGACATTTTTATCGATACTGACGGGTTGTTGCGATATCGGGTTCATCGAACGTTCTCCTGCATACAAGACGAGATGTTCTTCCTCACAGCATAATAAGAAGAATGCTTTGCCTCAGGGGGCCATCGCTGCCGCAGGGTGGCCGGCGAAAAACCGTTATAACGGGTGGCGAAATATTCCCCGGAGGGAAGCGCCAGGCTGCGCCGTGTTTGTCACGATCGTTGTTGGCTGAATGTCGCCGCTCCTTGTTGGTAATTGCCCGTGGCAAAACAGAGAGTGGTTAATTCATTTTTATATTGCATGCCAGCTTCCAGCGGCATCGATAACGAGGCGCGAACGGCGCTTTTCACGGCCTGCACCGCCAGCGGGTCATGCTCTGCCAGCCGCTGGCATAAGGTCAGGGCGGTGTCGTTTACGTCATTATAGCCACCAGGTATTCCACCAAGCCTAGAAGCCAGGCCTCTTGCGCGTCGATGGTGTCACCGCTTAACAGTAAACGCATCGCCTGACCATACCCCACCAGCCGCGGCAGCAACTGCGAGGCTCCGCCGCCGCCCACCCAGCCGCGCACGACTTCAGGCGGGCCAAATTTGGCGCTTTGGCCCGCTACGCGGATATCCGCCGCCAGCATCATTTCCAGGCCGCCGCCAAGCACCCAGCCTTTCAGCGCGGCGGTCACTACCGGCTTGCGCGCACGGCGCACGGTGGTGCCGTAATCGGTACGATGGCGAAACTCCATGGCCGAGCGATAGCTTGACAGCGTCTGTAAATCGCTGCCGGCGCTGAATGCCCGTTCGCCTTCTCCCCGCAGCAAGATGACGTGGACCGCGTCGTCGTTGTCGAGCCGGGCGAATAACGACGCCAGAGCTTCACTCATTTCCGGCGTCATGGCGTTCATTTTCTCCGGCCGGTTGATCACCACTTCGGCAACGGCCCCGTGTCGGTATAAAGCGATTTGGTCGCTCATAATGTGTCCTTATAGTCCTATGAAGCGCAGGGTAGCGCATTACTAGTTATATTTATTTACTAGTAAATGGTGATCAACATAACAGTTTTATAATTTGGTCGTTACGTCATTGCATTCTTACCATGGAATTAATTTGTTCACGTGGTAGTGTGGGTGTTCTGAACGGCGGTCTGCGCCAGGGACACTTTATCTTGCGACGGGTAAATAAACCGCATGCAGAGCCATGCCGCGATATAGGTGATGCCGCAAAGGATAAACAACAGGTTATAACCGAGACCGATTTTGCCCAATAGATACCGTCTTGCCAGTTATCTTGCAAGACATATTCCAGCATCGAACACCTGTCCTGATTTCAGCACTCCGTAAGCTTGTTGCAATAGTTTCTTCATTGCCGCACACACGACAACTTTCCCTGATTTATTACGTGCATTCATATGCTCTTTCAGCGCTATTATTGCTGGGTTATAGCGCATTGCCGTCAGGGCCGGCATATACAGGGCTTTACGTATCATGGCGTTGCCCACCTTTGATATCCGACTTTTACCTTTCCACAGCCCAGACTCCTGCAACATCGGATTCAGACCAGCCCAAGCCACGACAGCTTTGCTGCTATCGAACCGTGACATATCACCAAAATAGCCCAATATCATGCTACTCAACACGCCAGCTATCCCAGGGATCGATTCCAACAGTTCCCTGTTTTGCTTAAGACTTGGATCGTTGCCTATATGATTGTCCATCGCCTGTTTTATCTCTGCTATTTGGGTATCCAGCGCAGCGATGACCGCGCAGATGGAAACCTGTACTAACGAGGGGGGCTGTTTCCAGGCGATTTTCTTCCATCTGCTTCATTTCCTGCAGATTTATTAGCCGGTTGACCAACGCTTTCAGCTTTCTTTCATTCAGCGGCAACGGTTGCCACAACACGGGAGCATGCAGCTTACAATAACGCGCGATCATGCGTGCATCGCCTTTATCTGTCTTGTTACGACTCAGTTCACTGCAGCCGAATGATTTTATGCGTGCTGGATTTTCCACGCTTACAGCGTAACCTGCATCAGCCAGGAAAGTAGACAATGGCTCACTGTAAGCACCTGTTGCTTCCATGCATATATGGCAGTCACCGAACGGCTCAAGCCATTTTTTCAGCGCATCGAAACCCTTAGGCGTGTTAGAAAAGGCTTTGGATTTGTAGGCTGCTTTACCTTTCCAGACTGCAACGTCAAATTTCTGGGAAGCAACATCAATGCCGACAGGGGTGAGAATTTGCACGTGCTATCTCCTTCTGGGTGAATCAGGAAACCGCCATGACCTTCCTTATAGATACGTGCTCCAGGCACAGGATACCGTCCAGTCTTGAAGGCGGGAGATAAGTCGTGGGGGATGAATCTATTGGACAGGCTCTAAGCCCGAGGGAGGGTTCCATCTCACCCA from Sodalis glossinidius str. 'morsitans' includes these protein-coding regions:
- a CDS encoding IS110 family transposase, with the protein product MQILTPVGIDVASQKFDVAVWKGKAAYKSKAFSNTPKGFDALKKWLEPFGDCHICMEATGAYSEPLSTFLADAGYAVSVENPARIKSFGCSELSRNKTDKGDARMIARYCKLHAPVLWQPLPLNERKLKALVNRLINLQEMKQMEENRLETAPLVSTGFHLRGHRCAGYPNSRDKTGDGQSYRQRSKS
- a CDS encoding TetR/AcrR family transcriptional regulator yields the protein MPKPEYSQCLTTSSSMQEKIKDITHNLLIAHGYHKTTFGVIAKALQITTTNIHYHFGNKNHLVEIVVREYVAEAKKNHSIIWLDTTTLEQKVAQVVAYNYRLYRKYNPDDKGRHPWSLIGRLLLESDVLSDAAYRSLASFTQTMYDVISQAVEYAWQQG
- a CDS encoding CoA-transferase, producing the protein MMRIVSADDAVSLLRDGYTLMIEGSGGGHAVPEALLEAVERRFQQQGSPQRLTVLNPVGLGDCGQRGASRLAHTSLLKRVVCGTLVDSPALAQLALANEIEAWTLPQGVLSQLTREMAAGRPGLISHVGLHTFVDPRLGGGRQSERCHEELVSLIEIAGREWLYYKPFHVDVAFLHAPRRTKTAISPWSKRPSSATCCQWHRQPNAAAVWSSFR
- a CDS encoding enoyl-CoA hydratase/isomerase family protein: MSDQIALYRHGAVAEVVINRPEKMNAMTPEMSEALASLFARLDNDDAVHVILLRGEGERAFSAGSDLQTLSSYRSAMEFRHRTDYGTTVRRARKPVVTAALKGWVLGGGLEMMLAADIRVAGQSAKFGPPEVVRGWVGGGGASQLLPRLVGYGQAMRLLLSGDTIDAQEAWLLGLVEYLVAIMT
- a CDS encoding sugar phosphate isomerase/epimerase family protein; this translates as MALALCERLGPEVGIAADVYHTWWDPDVIPQLPRACRTQRLLAFHLSDWLVPTQHLLTDRGMMGDDVIDLPLLCQSVADAGYRGLYEVEIFSADNWWRQTIDVTLSTLLQRLPMLDSKEDPNENR
- a CDS encoding MFS transporter codes for the protein MNPISQQPVSIDKNVKRAIFASTLGTIIEWYDYGLYAAASGLIINKLFFPQLSQLGGMLEAFATFAIGFIIRPVGGIVISHIGDKFGRKPELILPTWHSIGIWAPILLIFLRILQGFGAGAELAGAITLVVEYTPVKRRGFFTVIPNTATNFGVLIATVTFLFFSWLPEETLLGWVWRISFQLSVLLFVIALYIRAKLDETPEYVNAIDKAQRERQQQKAPIRQLFKESPRELLCGFFAMGGHQALTYVLNTFALSYMINTLGMSKTDDLMVLIIAFTFTLICGPIGGWLADRYGSTKIFICGALFFCLPPVLSGRYQKYFISGAGRKRHL
- a CDS encoding IS110 family transposase translates to MDNHIGNDPSLKQNRELLESIPGIAGVLSSMILGYFGDMSRFDSSKAVVAWAGLNPMLQESGLWKGKSRISKVGNAMIRKALYMPALTAMRYNPAIIALKEHMNARNKSGKVVVCAAMKKLLQQAYGVLKSGQVFDAGICLAR
- a CDS encoding MaoC family dehydratase, which translates into the protein MSQSATVPPTGRRLPAGEYGYADLHSGDHYDTQAITLTESHIVAFAGITGDFFDVHMDDTFAREQGFPGRIAHGLLGLALLEGLKTRSAVRLSGIATLGWNWTFCAPLLPGDRIYAEITVVSKRPTKRADRGIVTFGLRMINQHQAIVQQGETLLMMRQ
- a CDS encoding MHS family MFS transporter, whose translation is MARCFFVYPLFYLVDTKNTLLAALGVSAIYDISWGCTGGAQGAFLSNLFPTRYRFSGIAMCRELSGALIGGPTPFIATALVALGGGRPTWVMVYLGAFCLFTVIAVALGKHLSHHDEDRTPLLQQKSNAEPASSLSTAALMPRPK